One window of Canis lupus baileyi chromosome 21, mCanLup2.hap1, whole genome shotgun sequence genomic DNA carries:
- the MTA2 gene encoding metastasis-associated protein MTA2 isoform X2 has translation MLKDYVYFENSSSNPYLVRRIEELNKTANGNVEAKVVCLFRRRDISSSLNSLADSNAREFEEESKQPGVSEQQRHQLKHRELFLSRQFESLPATHIRGKCSVTLLNETDILSQYLEKEDCFFYSLVFDPVQKTLLADQGEIRVGCKYQAEIPDRLAEGESDNRNQQKMEMKVWDPDNPLTDRQIDQFLVVARAVGTFARALDCSSSIRQPSLHMSAAAASRDITLFHAMDTLQRNGYDLAKAMSTLVPQGGPVLCRDEMEEWSASEAMLFEEALEKYGKDFNDIRQDFLPWKSLASIVQFYYMWKTTDRYIQQKRLKAAEADSKLKQVYIPTYTKPNPNQIISVGSKPGMNGAGFQKGLTCESCHTTQSAQWYAWGPPNMQCRLCASCWIYWKKYGGLKTPTQLEGAARGTTEPHSRGHLSRPEAQSLSPYTTSANRAKLLAKNRQTFLLQTTKLTRLARRMCRDLLQPRRAARRPYAPINANAIKAECSIRLPKAAKTPLKIHPLVRLPLATIVKDLVAQAPLKPKTPRGTKTPINRNQLTQNRGLGGIMVKRAYETMAGAGVPFSANGRPLASGIRSSSQPVAKRQKLNPADAPNPVVFVATKDTRALRKALTHLEMRRAARRPNLPLKVKPPLIAVRPPVPLSAPPHPASTNEPIVLED, from the exons GGGAGTTTGAGGAGGAATCAAAGCAGCCAGGGGTGTCAGAGCAGCAGCGACATCAGCTGAAGCACCGGGAGCTTTTTCTTTCTCGGCAATTTGAATCCTTACCAGCCACCCACATACG GGGGAAATGCAGTGTGACGCTCCTGAATGAGACTGACATCTTGAGCCAATACTTGGAAAAGGAG GACTGCTTTTTTTACTCACTGGTGTTTGACCCTGTGCAGAAGACACTTCTAGCTGATCAGGGAGAGATCAGAGTTGGTTGCAAATACCAAGCTGAGATACCAGATCGCTTGGCAGAGG GAGAATCTGATAATCGGAACCAACAGAAGATGGAGATGAAGGTCTGGGACCCAGACAACCCTCTCACAGACCGGCAGATTGATCAGTTTCTCGTGGTGGCCCG AGCTGTGGGCACCTTTGCAAGAGCCCTAGATTGTAGCAGTTCCATTCGGCAGCCAAGCCTGCACATGAGTGCAGCTGCAGCTTCCCGAGATATCACCTTG TTCCATGCAATGGATACGTTGCAGAGGAACGGCTATGACTTGGCTAAAGCCATGTCGACCCTGGTACCCCAGGGGGGCCCGGTGCTGTGTCGGGATGAGATGGAGGAATGGTCTGCTTCAGAGGCTATGCTGTTTGAGGAGGCCCTGGAGAAGTATGGGAAGGATTTTAATGATATTCGCCAGGACTTT CTGCCTTGGAAGTCACTTGCCAGCATAGTCCAGTTTTACTACATGTGGAAAACCACAGACCGCTATATTCAGCAG AAAAGATTGAAAGCTGCTGAAGCAGACAGCAAACTAAAACAAGTCTATATCCCCACCTA TACTAAGCCAAATCCTAACCAGATCATCTCTGTGGGCTCGAAACCTGGCATGAatggggctggattccagaaGGGCCTGACTTGTGAGAGCTGCCACA CCACACAGTCTGCCCAGTGGTATGCCTGGGGCCCACCCAACATGCAGTGCCGCCTCTGTGCTTCTTGTTGGATCTACTGGAAGAAATATGGGGGACTGAAGACCCCGACCCAGCTTGAGGGGGCTGCTCGGGGCACAACA GAGCCACACTCGAGGGGTCATCTGTCTAGACCTGAAGCCCAAAGTCTCTCCCCCTATACGACCAGCGCCAACCGGGCCAAGCTGCTGGCTAAGAACAGGCAAACATTCCTGCTCCAGACCACAAAGCTGACCCGACTGGCCAGACGCATGTGCAGGGACCTGTTACAGCCGAGGAGGGCCGCCCGACGACCCTATGCCCCTATCAATGCCAATGCCATCAAGGCAGAGT GCTCCATTCGACTTCCTAAGGCTGCAAAGACTCCATTGAAGATTCACCCTCTGGTGCGGCTACCACTGGCAACCATCGTCAAAGATCTGG TGGCCCAGGCACCTCTGAAACCAAAAACACCTCGGGGTACCAAGACCCCAATCAACAGAAACCAGCTGACCCAGAACCGGGGTCTGGGGGGTATTATGGTGAAACGGGCCTATGAAACT ATGGCAGGAGCGGGGGTCCCCTTTTCTGCCAATGGAAGGCCTCTTGCCTCAGGGATTCGCTCAAGCTCACAGCCAGTTGCCAAGCGTCAGAAACTAAACCCAGCTGATGCCCCCAATCCTGTGGTGTTTGTGGCCACAAAGGATACCAG GGCCCTGCGGAAGGCTCTGACCCATCTGGAAATGCGGCGAGCTGCCCGCCGACCCAACTTGCCCCTGAAAGTGAAGCCACCACTGATTGCAGTGCGGCCCCCAGTCCCACTGTCTGCACCCCCACATCCTGCCAGCACCAATGAGCCCATTGTCCTGGAGGATTGA
- the MTA2 gene encoding metastasis-associated protein MTA2 isoform X1, which produces MAANMYRVGDYVYFENSSSNPYLVRRIEELNKTANGNVEAKVVCLFRRRDISSSLNSLADSNAREFEEESKQPGVSEQQRHQLKHRELFLSRQFESLPATHIRGKCSVTLLNETDILSQYLEKEDCFFYSLVFDPVQKTLLADQGEIRVGCKYQAEIPDRLAEGESDNRNQQKMEMKVWDPDNPLTDRQIDQFLVVARAVGTFARALDCSSSIRQPSLHMSAAAASRDITLFHAMDTLQRNGYDLAKAMSTLVPQGGPVLCRDEMEEWSASEAMLFEEALEKYGKDFNDIRQDFLPWKSLASIVQFYYMWKTTDRYIQQKRLKAAEADSKLKQVYIPTYTKPNPNQIISVGSKPGMNGAGFQKGLTCESCHTTQSAQWYAWGPPNMQCRLCASCWIYWKKYGGLKTPTQLEGAARGTTEPHSRGHLSRPEAQSLSPYTTSANRAKLLAKNRQTFLLQTTKLTRLARRMCRDLLQPRRAARRPYAPINANAIKAECSIRLPKAAKTPLKIHPLVRLPLATIVKDLVAQAPLKPKTPRGTKTPINRNQLTQNRGLGGIMVKRAYETMAGAGVPFSANGRPLASGIRSSSQPVAKRQKLNPADAPNPVVFVATKDTRALRKALTHLEMRRAARRPNLPLKVKPPLIAVRPPVPLSAPPHPASTNEPIVLED; this is translated from the exons GGGAGTTTGAGGAGGAATCAAAGCAGCCAGGGGTGTCAGAGCAGCAGCGACATCAGCTGAAGCACCGGGAGCTTTTTCTTTCTCGGCAATTTGAATCCTTACCAGCCACCCACATACG GGGGAAATGCAGTGTGACGCTCCTGAATGAGACTGACATCTTGAGCCAATACTTGGAAAAGGAG GACTGCTTTTTTTACTCACTGGTGTTTGACCCTGTGCAGAAGACACTTCTAGCTGATCAGGGAGAGATCAGAGTTGGTTGCAAATACCAAGCTGAGATACCAGATCGCTTGGCAGAGG GAGAATCTGATAATCGGAACCAACAGAAGATGGAGATGAAGGTCTGGGACCCAGACAACCCTCTCACAGACCGGCAGATTGATCAGTTTCTCGTGGTGGCCCG AGCTGTGGGCACCTTTGCAAGAGCCCTAGATTGTAGCAGTTCCATTCGGCAGCCAAGCCTGCACATGAGTGCAGCTGCAGCTTCCCGAGATATCACCTTG TTCCATGCAATGGATACGTTGCAGAGGAACGGCTATGACTTGGCTAAAGCCATGTCGACCCTGGTACCCCAGGGGGGCCCGGTGCTGTGTCGGGATGAGATGGAGGAATGGTCTGCTTCAGAGGCTATGCTGTTTGAGGAGGCCCTGGAGAAGTATGGGAAGGATTTTAATGATATTCGCCAGGACTTT CTGCCTTGGAAGTCACTTGCCAGCATAGTCCAGTTTTACTACATGTGGAAAACCACAGACCGCTATATTCAGCAG AAAAGATTGAAAGCTGCTGAAGCAGACAGCAAACTAAAACAAGTCTATATCCCCACCTA TACTAAGCCAAATCCTAACCAGATCATCTCTGTGGGCTCGAAACCTGGCATGAatggggctggattccagaaGGGCCTGACTTGTGAGAGCTGCCACA CCACACAGTCTGCCCAGTGGTATGCCTGGGGCCCACCCAACATGCAGTGCCGCCTCTGTGCTTCTTGTTGGATCTACTGGAAGAAATATGGGGGACTGAAGACCCCGACCCAGCTTGAGGGGGCTGCTCGGGGCACAACA GAGCCACACTCGAGGGGTCATCTGTCTAGACCTGAAGCCCAAAGTCTCTCCCCCTATACGACCAGCGCCAACCGGGCCAAGCTGCTGGCTAAGAACAGGCAAACATTCCTGCTCCAGACCACAAAGCTGACCCGACTGGCCAGACGCATGTGCAGGGACCTGTTACAGCCGAGGAGGGCCGCCCGACGACCCTATGCCCCTATCAATGCCAATGCCATCAAGGCAGAGT GCTCCATTCGACTTCCTAAGGCTGCAAAGACTCCATTGAAGATTCACCCTCTGGTGCGGCTACCACTGGCAACCATCGTCAAAGATCTGG TGGCCCAGGCACCTCTGAAACCAAAAACACCTCGGGGTACCAAGACCCCAATCAACAGAAACCAGCTGACCCAGAACCGGGGTCTGGGGGGTATTATGGTGAAACGGGCCTATGAAACT ATGGCAGGAGCGGGGGTCCCCTTTTCTGCCAATGGAAGGCCTCTTGCCTCAGGGATTCGCTCAAGCTCACAGCCAGTTGCCAAGCGTCAGAAACTAAACCCAGCTGATGCCCCCAATCCTGTGGTGTTTGTGGCCACAAAGGATACCAG GGCCCTGCGGAAGGCTCTGACCCATCTGGAAATGCGGCGAGCTGCCCGCCGACCCAACTTGCCCCTGAAAGTGAAGCCACCACTGATTGCAGTGCGGCCCCCAGTCCCACTGTCTGCACCCCCACATCCTGCCAGCACCAATGAGCCCATTGTCCTGGAGGATTGA